A window of Burkholderiales bacterium contains these coding sequences:
- a CDS encoding mechanosensitive ion channel family protein: MKRATVDWRRVLALLTVVAAVVAILTLSRIPPAAAAAAPPAPPAKAEEKAPAATDPLGRMTPYGAVIGFLRAAERNDYEAAARFLEGKQPQKKKEDLARALKIVLNRGLKIGLEDLSRVPEGRLDDELNVYLEKVGTAAYDDSTLDIVLRRQTRPDAPAVWLFSHETLQGVPEAAERLHVGFGEAIWPDGFRELTFLSFPLFLLINQLLLIPLICLVAWVAMRILTASARPLLARWSAENGPTVLARLGWPLWLLLFGVLLRAAAQEGVTVAGRIFYASVSTVLIIGAVTWMLVRLTRLATRLRILGMHARGVPGNIATVELSGWLLMCAWWIAGLFLVLRSLGFEVTAAVAGLGVGGIAIAFAAQKTLENLFGTVTIVTDKPIHVGDTCNAGGTEGTVESIGLRSSRIRTADRVLVTIPNGQLASMTISNLSHRDKFLFKHLVRLRYDMRADQLREVLARTRTMLAAHAGVETSTARTRVVRFADFAIELEVFGYVRTSDHADFLGVQEELLLNVMDIVEASGAAIALPYQTPLEEKGTLDAGTKAPDVVALPRGERSAGERT; encoded by the coding sequence ATGAAGCGCGCAACCGTCGACTGGCGGCGCGTGCTCGCGCTGCTCACCGTCGTCGCCGCGGTCGTCGCGATCCTCACGCTGTCGCGCATTCCCCCGGCCGCCGCGGCGGCCGCGCCGCCGGCGCCGCCCGCCAAGGCCGAGGAGAAGGCGCCGGCCGCGACCGATCCGCTCGGGCGCATGACCCCTTACGGCGCCGTGATCGGTTTCCTGCGCGCGGCCGAGCGCAACGACTACGAAGCCGCCGCGCGCTTCCTCGAAGGCAAGCAGCCGCAGAAGAAGAAGGAAGACCTCGCCCGCGCGCTGAAGATCGTGCTCAACCGCGGGCTGAAGATCGGCCTGGAGGATCTCTCCCGCGTGCCCGAAGGGCGGCTAGACGACGAGCTCAACGTCTATCTCGAGAAGGTCGGCACCGCGGCCTACGACGACAGCACGCTCGATATCGTGCTGCGCCGGCAGACCAGGCCGGACGCGCCGGCCGTCTGGCTGTTTTCGCACGAGACGCTCCAGGGCGTGCCCGAGGCGGCGGAACGGCTGCACGTCGGGTTCGGCGAGGCGATCTGGCCCGACGGGTTCCGCGAGCTGACGTTCCTCTCCTTCCCGCTTTTCCTGCTGATCAACCAGCTCTTGCTGATCCCGCTGATCTGCCTCGTGGCATGGGTGGCGATGCGCATCCTCACGGCCTCCGCGCGCCCACTGCTCGCGCGCTGGAGCGCGGAGAACGGCCCGACCGTGCTCGCGCGCCTGGGCTGGCCGCTGTGGCTGCTCCTCTTCGGGGTGCTGCTGCGCGCGGCCGCCCAGGAAGGCGTCACGGTCGCGGGCCGCATCTTCTATGCGTCGGTATCCACGGTGCTCATCATCGGCGCGGTGACCTGGATGCTGGTGCGCCTGACCCGCCTGGCCACGCGGCTCAGGATCCTCGGCATGCACGCGCGCGGCGTGCCGGGCAACATCGCCACGGTCGAGCTCTCGGGCTGGCTGCTCATGTGTGCGTGGTGGATCGCGGGGCTCTTCCTCGTCCTGCGCAGCCTCGGCTTCGAAGTGACCGCGGCCGTCGCCGGCCTCGGCGTCGGCGGCATCGCGATCGCGTTCGCCGCACAGAAGACGCTCGAGAACCTCTTCGGGACCGTCACCATCGTCACCGACAAGCCGATACACGTGGGCGACACCTGCAACGCCGGCGGCACCGAGGGCACGGTGGAAAGCATCGGCCTGCGCTCGTCGCGCATACGCACCGCCGACCGCGTGCTCGTCACGATCCCCAACGGCCAGCTCGCCTCGATGACGATCAGCAACCTGTCCCATCGCGACAAGTTCCTGTTCAAGCACCTGGTGCGGCTGCGTTACGACATGCGCGCGGATCAGTTGCGCGAAGTGCTGGCCCGGACGAGGACGATGCTGGCCGCCCACGCCGGGGTCGAAACCTCGACGGCGAGGACGCGCGTGGTGCGTTTCGCCGATTTTGCGATCGAGCTCGAGGTGTTCGGCTACGTGCGCACCAGCGACCACGCGGACTTCCTCGGCGTTCAGGAAGAGCTGCTGCTCAACGTGATGGACATCGTCGAAGCGAGCGGCGCCGCGATCGCGCTGCCCTACCAGACGCCGCTGGAAGAAAAAGGCACGCTCGACGCCGGCACGAAGGCGCCGGATGTCGTCGCGCTGCCTCGCGGCGAGCGCTCGGCCGGCGAAAGAACCTGA
- a CDS encoding response regulator has protein sequence MSEVPTIAIVDDDASVRRAVQRLLRAAGMRAQTFASGDAFLQSLDGAAAPRPACVILDVQMPGLTGLDVQARLGGALPIIFVSAYDEAHARDQALEAGAVAFLRKPFSDQLLIETLREVLGEGGR, from the coding sequence GTGAGCGAAGTCCCGACGATCGCGATCGTCGACGACGACGCATCGGTGCGGCGCGCGGTGCAGCGGCTGCTGCGAGCGGCCGGCATGCGCGCCCAGACGTTCGCGAGCGGCGACGCGTTCCTGCAGAGCCTGGACGGCGCGGCTGCGCCGCGGCCCGCCTGCGTGATCCTCGACGTGCAGATGCCCGGGCTCACCGGGCTGGACGTCCAGGCGAGGCTCGGCGGGGCGCTGCCGATCATCTTCGTCTCGGCGTACGACGAGGCCCACGCGCGCGACCAGGCGCTCGAGGCCGGGGCGGTGGCGTTCCTGCGCAAGCCGTTCAGCGACCAGCTCCTGATCGAGACGCTGCGCGAGGTGCTGGGCGAGGGCGGCCGCTGA
- a CDS encoding diguanylate cyclase, with amino-acid sequence MTDRPSASRPHPGAELFRAQFERSPVPRLLGRVSTSEVVAVNAAMLRLLGLPAGEVLARPVADCGLWTDGGHADRVLASVLRGEAERFESRIARSSGGDCDVEVTAYLVHDGGERYLAAEAFDVSGQKEAAHKLRLAGTAFAHMSEGLVVVDVDACFVSVNPAFTRMTGYTPEEALGRTPRELLHEPSGHHGANFFRAVADAVNRTGSWAGEMWSRKKSGEVFPQMVSIASVRDGDGRVVNHVAVQNDITALKAKEAQLEHIAHHDPLTSLPNRKLLIDRCNVALVRAARAHRSCAVLCVDLDRFKPVNDRHGHGVGDELLCMVALRLQGCVRASDTVARIGGDEFVVLLDDITRREDAVHIAAKVNAVLSAPFDVMGHELRIAASVGIAISPEHGADTATLMRHGDKALYAAKDAGRNRYAVYGEAAAAPPDFP; translated from the coding sequence ATGACCGACCGCCCTTCCGCCTCCCGGCCTCATCCCGGCGCCGAGCTCTTCCGGGCGCAGTTCGAGCGCAGCCCCGTGCCGCGCCTGCTGGGCCGCGTCTCGACGTCCGAGGTCGTCGCGGTGAACGCGGCGATGCTGCGCCTGCTCGGCCTACCCGCGGGCGAAGTGCTGGCGCGGCCCGTCGCGGACTGCGGCCTGTGGACCGATGGGGGCCACGCCGACCGCGTCCTCGCCTCGGTGCTGCGCGGCGAGGCCGAGCGGTTCGAGAGCCGCATCGCGCGCAGCTCGGGCGGCGACTGCGACGTGGAGGTCACGGCGTACCTGGTGCACGACGGCGGCGAGCGCTATCTCGCGGCGGAGGCGTTCGACGTGTCCGGACAGAAGGAGGCCGCGCACAAGCTGCGTCTCGCCGGCACGGCGTTCGCGCACATGAGCGAAGGGCTCGTCGTCGTCGATGTCGACGCGTGCTTCGTGTCGGTCAATCCCGCGTTCACGCGCATGACCGGCTACACGCCGGAGGAAGCGCTCGGCCGCACGCCGCGCGAGCTGCTGCACGAGCCGAGCGGACATCACGGCGCCAATTTCTTCCGCGCCGTAGCGGACGCGGTGAACCGGACCGGCTCGTGGGCGGGCGAGATGTGGTCGCGCAAGAAGTCGGGCGAAGTGTTCCCGCAGATGGTGAGCATCGCGAGCGTGCGCGACGGCGACGGGCGCGTGGTCAATCACGTGGCGGTGCAGAACGACATCACCGCGCTCAAGGCGAAAGAGGCGCAGCTCGAGCACATCGCGCACCACGATCCGCTCACCTCGCTGCCCAACCGCAAGCTGCTCATCGACCGCTGCAACGTCGCGCTGGTGCGCGCCGCGCGCGCGCATCGCTCGTGCGCGGTGCTGTGCGTGGACCTCGACCGCTTCAAGCCGGTCAACGATCGCCACGGCCACGGCGTCGGGGACGAGCTCCTGTGCATGGTCGCGCTGCGCCTGCAGGGCTGCGTGCGTGCGAGCGACACCGTCGCGCGCATCGGCGGCGACGAGTTCGTGGTGCTGCTCGACGACATCACGCGCAGGGAAGACGCCGTGCACATCGCCGCGAAAGTGAACGCGGTGCTGTCGGCGCCGTTCGACGTGATGGGGCACGAGCTCAGGATCGCGGCGAGCGTGGGCATCGCCATCTCGCCCGAGCACGGCGCGGACACCGCGACGCTCATGCGCCACGGCGACAAGGCGCTCTACGCCGCGAAGGATGCCGGCCGCAACCGCTACGCCGTATACGGCGAGGCCGCGGCAGCGCCGCCGGATTTCCCGTAG
- a CDS encoding PAS domain S-box protein, with amino-acid sequence MSATGTAGLTIADRLPLPRLALHALLVFAGYYAGAKVGLMLTFSPNPISVLWPPNAVLLAALLLTGERAWPVLLLAALPAHLLAEIEGGVPAPMVLCWYVSNVSEALIGAASVRYLLGRRVLVFGGVREVGCFMAGAVVLAPFLSSFLDSAFVMLNAWGDKGYWQLWYTRFFSNMLAALTLVPLILTAATLRWSALRAAAPARIAEGLALACSVLAVSIVVFDLHPSAFNVPGAQLYLPLPFLVWAALRFGPVASSVSFAAIAFFAIWGAAHGLGPFTTSAPEENARGVQFFLIFVGVTVLAYAAFLQERRRTEAERLREQDALRESEARFRLLADTAPTMIWMTDVDRLCTFVNKGWLDFTGRSLQDELGNGWYDGVHPDDRDRCTATYRAAVDAQRRYQLEVRLRDREGRYRWLIASGAPRFAADGTFTGYIGSCTDVSEHKASERTLRLAMDVLPIAILMVDEAGRIGFANAHAEKLFGYSQDELTGASVDMLIAEPAGYSAQRDGIFALPLAQAMGAGRGHRALRRDGSDFIAEVGLHPIGGADGLRVLVAIVDATEHYELERSRRELAHMTRISLMGELAASIAHELNQPLTAILANARAAQQFMRADKPDVAEVCDILADIASDDNRAAEVIRRMRSLARKGELEMAPLELSTLIREVAVLVQSDAIVRGVRLSMQLDDDLRVNGDRVQLQQVVLNLLLNAFDAVKDRPPAQRLVTVTAGADAKGARVTVADSGTGVPADKLDSIFDPFFTSKRDGIGLGLSISRSIIEAHAGRLRAVNNADCGATFEFVLPALPGARA; translated from the coding sequence TTGAGCGCGACGGGCACGGCGGGTCTCACGATTGCCGACAGGCTGCCTCTGCCGCGGCTCGCCCTGCACGCGCTGCTGGTCTTCGCCGGCTATTACGCCGGCGCCAAGGTGGGCCTCATGCTCACCTTCAGCCCCAATCCGATCTCGGTGCTGTGGCCGCCGAACGCGGTATTGCTCGCGGCGCTGCTGCTCACCGGCGAGCGCGCGTGGCCCGTTCTGCTGCTCGCCGCGCTGCCCGCGCACCTGCTCGCCGAGATCGAAGGCGGGGTGCCGGCGCCCATGGTGCTGTGCTGGTACGTGAGCAACGTGAGCGAGGCGTTGATCGGCGCGGCCTCGGTGCGCTATCTCCTCGGCCGGCGCGTGCTCGTGTTCGGCGGGGTGCGCGAGGTCGGCTGCTTCATGGCGGGCGCGGTCGTGCTCGCGCCTTTCCTCTCGTCGTTCCTCGACTCCGCGTTCGTCATGCTCAACGCGTGGGGCGACAAAGGCTACTGGCAGCTCTGGTACACGCGGTTCTTCTCGAACATGCTGGCGGCGCTCACGCTCGTGCCGTTAATCCTCACCGCCGCGACGCTGCGCTGGTCGGCGCTGCGCGCAGCGGCGCCGGCGCGCATCGCCGAAGGGTTGGCGCTCGCATGCAGCGTGCTCGCGGTCAGCATCGTCGTGTTCGACTTGCATCCTTCCGCCTTCAACGTGCCCGGGGCGCAGCTCTACCTGCCGCTGCCCTTCCTGGTGTGGGCGGCGCTGCGCTTCGGTCCTGTCGCGTCGAGCGTTTCGTTCGCGGCGATCGCCTTCTTCGCGATCTGGGGGGCCGCGCACGGACTGGGGCCTTTCACCACCAGCGCCCCGGAGGAGAACGCGCGCGGCGTCCAGTTCTTCCTGATCTTCGTCGGCGTGACCGTGCTCGCGTACGCCGCGTTCTTGCAGGAGCGCCGGCGCACGGAAGCCGAGCGGCTGCGCGAGCAGGATGCGCTGCGCGAGAGCGAAGCGCGCTTCCGTCTCCTCGCCGACACCGCGCCCACGATGATCTGGATGACCGACGTCGACCGGCTCTGCACGTTCGTCAACAAGGGCTGGCTCGATTTCACCGGGCGCTCGCTCCAGGACGAGCTCGGCAACGGCTGGTACGACGGCGTGCACCCCGACGACCGCGATCGCTGCACCGCCACCTATCGTGCGGCAGTCGACGCGCAGCGCCGCTACCAGCTCGAAGTTCGCCTGCGCGACCGGGAAGGCCGTTATCGCTGGCTCATCGCGAGCGGCGCGCCGCGCTTCGCGGCCGACGGGACGTTCACCGGGTACATCGGCTCGTGCACCGACGTGAGCGAGCACAAGGCCTCGGAGCGCACGCTGCGGCTCGCGATGGACGTGCTGCCGATCGCCATCCTCATGGTGGACGAGGCCGGCCGGATCGGCTTCGCCAACGCGCACGCGGAGAAGCTCTTCGGCTACAGCCAGGACGAGCTGACCGGCGCCTCGGTGGACATGCTGATCGCGGAGCCCGCGGGCTATTCCGCGCAGCGCGACGGCATCTTCGCGCTGCCGCTCGCGCAGGCGATGGGCGCGGGCCGCGGCCATCGCGCGCTGCGCCGGGACGGCAGCGACTTCATCGCGGAGGTCGGGCTGCATCCGATCGGCGGCGCCGACGGGCTGCGGGTGCTGGTGGCGATCGTCGACGCGACCGAGCACTACGAGCTCGAGCGCAGCCGCCGCGAGCTCGCGCACATGACGCGCATCTCGCTCATGGGCGAGCTCGCCGCTTCGATCGCGCACGAGCTCAACCAGCCGCTCACCGCCATCCTCGCCAACGCGCGGGCCGCCCAGCAGTTCATGCGGGCCGACAAGCCCGACGTGGCCGAAGTCTGCGACATACTCGCCGACATCGCGAGCGACGACAACCGCGCGGCGGAGGTGATACGCCGCATGCGCTCGCTCGCCAGGAAAGGCGAGCTCGAGATGGCGCCGCTCGAGCTCTCGACGCTCATCCGGGAAGTCGCGGTGCTGGTGCAGAGCGACGCGATCGTGCGCGGCGTGCGCCTGTCGATGCAGCTCGATGACGATCTGCGGGTGAACGGCGACAGGGTGCAGCTCCAGCAGGTCGTGCTCAACCTGCTGCTCAACGCCTTCGACGCGGTCAAGGACCGCCCGCCGGCGCAACGCCTCGTCACGGTCACGGCGGGAGCCGACGCGAAGGGCGCGCGCGTGACGGTCGCCGACAGCGGCACCGGCGTGCCGGCCGACAAGCTGGACAGCATCTTCGATCCGTTCTTCACGTCCAAGCGCGACGGCATCGGGCTGGGCCTTTCGATCAGCCGCTCCATCATCGAGGCGCACGCCGGCCGCCTGCGTGCGGTGAACAACGCCGATTGCGGGGCGACTTTCGAGTTCGTGCTGCCCGCGTTGCCGGGCGCGCGAGCGTGA
- a CDS encoding DUF4326 domain-containing protein, translated as MSAPQRVQLSRKKGSRMPPNTVPVAGPSQRDNIVKVGAQALIEAIDGNQYSFVVTPAIAKAVYAAHMSEMLKSRPWLRDALNTERRGKNLACWCALDEPCHADVLLELTNRQEST; from the coding sequence GTGAGCGCGCCGCAGCGCGTTCAGCTCTCGCGCAAAAAGGGGTCGCGCATGCCGCCGAACACGGTGCCGGTGGCGGGGCCGAGCCAGCGGGACAATATCGTGAAGGTTGGTGCGCAGGCGCTGATCGAAGCGATCGACGGCAATCAGTACAGCTTCGTCGTGACGCCAGCGATCGCGAAAGCGGTCTACGCAGCGCATATGTCCGAGATGCTGAAGAGCCGCCCCTGGCTGCGCGACGCGCTGAACACTGAGCGCCGCGGGAAAAACCTCGCGTGCTGGTGCGCGCTCGACGAGCCGTGTCACGCTGACGTGCTGCTTGAGCTCACGAATCGGCAGGAGTCGACGTGA